A stretch of DNA from Zonotrichia albicollis isolate bZonAlb1 chromosome 17, bZonAlb1.hap1, whole genome shotgun sequence:
TCTCCTCAGCCCTGAAGTGCAGGACGGGTCCCCTGGACATCGTGTTTGTGATCGACAGCTCGCGCAGCGTGCGCCCCTTCGAGTTCGAGACCATGCGGCGCTTCATGATGGACATCATCAGCAACCTGGACGTGGGCCCCAACGCCACACGGGTGGGTGAGCTGTTCTTCTGCGGGCTCCCCAGGGGCCCCCTAAGCTGTGTGCTCGCTGGTAGCAACAGGAAGGCAAGGAGACTCCACAGAGCTTCTGAGGGTGCTCATTACATGGGGGTTTATTGGGGGTCCCACCCCGGGAGCAGCATTGTTTCTGAGTGTGAGAAACACcagtcactttttaaaattttaaaagtttaatagtgataaaattgttataaaaatagtaatacaattagagtaataataatttggacaatttgaattaggacaatatgagataatagaaacaaagagttacggatgtCCGGGTACTTTTAGAGGGCAGCATAAGTCTGAAAAAGGAcacacgttaacagaggattatcccttaaaaacaatagcctATGCCGTATTCATACACCTTAtatatgatgcataaattccattcaaatacaggattctgtctggtcatagtcaacttcttcctcataATCCTGCCcaagcaaggcaggaagaagttaatttctcctgataatggagcaataaattctctttctctgaaaaatttaggtgtcctgtggctgctatctcagtgcgagtcctttctttagaaaaaaaatatcccacataGCATAGTTTAACATTTTGTTGTAACCTAAagctatatttaacacactacttaagagaattaatacagcattactttctaacacagcacaacacatataatattcattttaatatttgcgaaaagccaatcataaaatgcacattttcaCATGAGGGAGAAgggggggaagggaaagagagggggagagagggagaaccTAGGGAGCCAAGGGGCcaagagagaggaaagggcTAAGAGGCTTCTTGTGTCCGTCGCACAGCTTAAGAGGGAGATTCAGAGTGGGTGCAGAATAAGACTTGGGCCAATTTGATTATAGATCTGTGATACTTCAGGGGGGGATCACAGGCTTGGAATAAACCCTACATTTTCGAGGGGTGAGTCAGAACATGTCATTTAATTAAATGTAACTCCACAACAGGTGGGGGTGATCCAGTACTCCAGCCAGGTGCAGAACATCTTCTCCCTCAAGACCTTCTTCACGCGGGCAGACATGGAGAGGGCCATCAACAGCATCGTGCCGCTGGCCCAGGGCACCATGACGGGGCTGGCCATCCAGTACGCCATGAACGTGGCCTTCAGCACGCAGGAGGGCGCGCGGCCCCTGCACAAGGGCATCCCCCGCATCGCCATCATCGTCACCGACGGGCGGCCCCAGGACCGTGTCACCGAGGTGGCCACGCAGGCCCGCAACGCCGGCATCGAGATCTACGCCGTGGGCATCCAGCGGGCAGACATGaactccctgcgggccatggcctCCCCGCCGCTGGAGGAGCACGTCTTCCTGGTGGAGTCCTTCGAGCTCATCCAGCAGTTCGCCAAGCAGTTCCAGGACAAGCTTTGTGGTGGGTgagggctgctgctggtgctgagtgGCAAGGGGGGTCCTGCTGTCTGCTCCTCACCCAAGTCTTTTGTCCTTGGGTTGTGGCAGCCATCTTGACATCTTCGGTGTCATGCTTTTTATAAGCTACAAGAACATAAAGTTTGGTGGGCGCTTAGTTGATGGTTTATCATCatggtttgtatttttgtttggtttttgggatggggccagttttggggttaGTTCTCTGTTTGCTTGGGGATGGTTGTGGAGTGATGATGATGGTTGATCATTATTTTTGGTAGTAGGAAATACAGAGAAGGTTAATTGAAAGTGTATTGATGACAATGGATTGGATAATGTAGGGATATATGGTTTAATtattcaacaaaaaaaaaaaggccagaCCTTCAGAGGAGTGTTTGGGGTGGCTGCCgctgccagaagcagggtggatGGGGAAGCAACCTCCCCAGTGAGGTGCCAGGACAGGGCACTGCAcagtgtctgtgtctgtgtgacaGACAGTAGGTGAGCACTGGGGCTGTGAAATCAGTGGCTGAGCACTGGGGCTGCGTAGGTGTGAGCACTGGGGCTGTGAAATCAGTGGCTGAgcactggggctgtgtggggctgtgtcacactggCTTCTGCTGCAGGGACTGGGCATATGCCAGAGCCAGGGTGCCCATGTGTCTGGCATGCCTGTGGGCCACTCTGATGCCCGTTCTGTCTTGCAGGGGTGGACATGTGCATGGAGAGGGAGCacggctgccagcacagctgcatcagcacccctggctccttcTACTGCGAGTGCAACCCAGGCTACAGGCTCAATGGGGATGGAAAGACCTGTTCCCGTAAAAaccctttttgttttctgaacttTCATAGGGAGCTTGTAGTTATGGGTCCCACGGAGGGAAGCTGGCACACAACAGAGGAGTCAGGgaggccagcagcagcctgggtgcTCTGTTCACTGGGCCCACTGCCTGCCGGGTCTGTAATGCCTGCAGACACTCAGCATTGCTAAATCTTGCCCACCTAAGATGGGACACTCATGACTTATGGGGGCACAACCAGCTGCCTGTCAGCTGGGGGGGTCTAGGCAGTGAGTACCAGAGGATTCACATCCCTAGTGCACAGTGCTTTTCCCCTGGATTTTAGTGCAAAGCTGTGTTAGTTGGTCTGACCACCACACCAAGACCTCCTTCTTGTTTCACGGTGCTGCTTCaaagccctggagcagccctgccctgctgccccagggaggctgggacaggagggtgATGGGTGTCCCATGGATGCTGGCTCAGGAGGGTGATGGGTGTCCCATAGGAGGGTGATGGGTGTCCCAGGGAGGCTGACTCAGGACAGTGATGGGTGTCCCAGGGAGGCTGGCTCAGCAGGGTGATGGGTGTCCTTTGCCCCCCAGCCATCGATGCCTGTGCTGACGGGAGGCACGGCTGCCAGCACCACTGTGTCAGCCTGCGGGGCTCCTACCACTGCTGCTGCCGGCCGGGTTACTACCTCAGCCACAACAAGAGGAGCTGCATGAGTAAGTGGCGgtctccctccctgtcccttcttgtttgctttctgttctctctcttcttgtcttttcccttctgccatTGCTCTCCTTGTGTCCATAGTGATTGATTACTGCAGCTTTGGGAACCACAGCTGCCAGCACGAGTGTGTGAGCATCCCCAACGGGCACTACTGCCGCTGCCGCAGCGGCTTCACGCTCCAGCCCGACGGCAAGTCCTGCAGGGGTAGGTCCCAGCCTGCTGCATGGCACAGGCTGTGTCTATAGCACGTGCCTTTATGTCCTGCCCagcctccagggaagggctgctcccaaaccaCCCTGAGTGGGGATAACCCCATGCCCTCGACTTGTCTTCCAGCCACCGACCTCTGCAACGGGGTGGATCACGGCTGTGAGTTCAAGTGTGTGAGCACAGAGGGCTCCTACCACTGTGTGTGCCCTGAAGGCCAGCGGCTCCAGGCTGATGGCAAGACATGCAGCAGTGAGTACCGGAATACAGGCCTTGACATTCCTCTTATctgagctctgtgctcctggagaGAGCTCACCTGAAACTGGGCTGGGGGGCTCTGTTACCATTTGGGACTCTAAGCTAGGCTGGAAGAGGGTGGAGAGTTGGCTGTGGCTTGGGGGAACaccctggctgctgtggggatGGATGCCTGTGTCCTCAGAGACATGGCCCAGAAGATGCAACAGCTTTAAGGAAAACTTTGGGAAAAGAGGAACCTAGGAAAGACTTTCATGGAGTGTTGGGATATCAGTGGAGGTTTTTGGGCTGAGTCCCTTGGGCATAGTCTGCTTTCCTTTGTAGCTGCAGTTCCAGGATGTTCCCATAGTGCCACAAAGCTGGGCCCCAGCCCTTCAATGTGACAGTGGCCGtggccaggctgctcctctgtcaccttcccctgtccctgcagagtgTGGAGCTGGGCACGTCGACCTGGTGATGGTGATCGACGGTTCCAAGAGCGTGCGGCCCCAGAACTTTGAGCTGGTGAAGCAGTTTGTGAACCGTGTTGTGGACCTGCTGGAGGTGTCCCCGCAGGGCACGCGGGTGGGGCTGGTGCAGTACTCCAGCCGCGTGCGCACCGAGTTCCCCCTCAACAAGTACCACAGTGCTGATGAGATCAAGAAGGCCGTGATGGATGTGGAGTACATGGAGAAGGGCACCATGACAGGCCTGGCCCTCAAGCACATGGTGgagcacagcttctctgagcaggAAGGTGCCAGGCCTCTCTCCCACAACATCCCCAGAATTGGGCTGGTCTTCACAGATGGACGCTCCCAGGATGACATCTCCGAATGGGCCAGGAGAGCAAAGGAATCAGGTGCAGGGGGGGTTGGGAACCCCCAATTTCAGTGTTTTGGGTATCCCTGGATGTTTCCTTGGGGTGGCTGTCTGAGTGAaaagctgcagcatccagcctTGGGGAGCAGCATCCCATGGCAGACGTGCTCTGTAGTGGCCACAGGGTGCTCTGAGCAGCATCCTTCATGCAGCAGCCTCCAACACCACAGCGCTGCCACACTCCTGCCTgtccttcccaaattcctgctgtgtATTTGGGGAGCCCAGAGAAAATCCTGCCTCCTTGCCTTTGCTCCCTCTGGGCTTGCTGCAGGGTGGCCAGCACAGTGCTCAGGATCTGTCCTTGCCACACAGGGATTGTCATGTTTGCTGTGGGTGTTGGAAAAGCTGtggaagaagagctgagagCGATCGCCTCCG
This window harbors:
- the MATN4 gene encoding matrilin-4 — translated: MKLLPAAPLLLLLLTTLEARPKPAALKCRTGPLDIVFVIDSSRSVRPFEFETMRRFMMDIISNLDVGPNATRVGVIQYSSQVQNIFSLKTFFTRADMERAINSIVPLAQGTMTGLAIQYAMNVAFSTQEGARPLHKGIPRIAIIVTDGRPQDRVTEVATQARNAGIEIYAVGIQRADMNSLRAMASPPLEEHVFLVESFELIQQFAKQFQDKLCGVDMCMEREHGCQHSCISTPGSFYCECNPGYRLNGDGKTCSPIDACADGRHGCQHHCVSLRGSYHCCCRPGYYLSHNKRSCMMIDYCSFGNHSCQHECVSIPNGHYCRCRSGFTLQPDGKSCRATDLCNGVDHGCEFKCVSTEGSYHCVCPEGQRLQADGKTCSKCGAGHVDLVMVIDGSKSVRPQNFELVKQFVNRVVDLLEVSPQGTRVGLVQYSSRVRTEFPLNKYHSADEIKKAVMDVEYMEKGTMTGLALKHMVEHSFSEQEGARPLSHNIPRIGLVFTDGRSQDDISEWARRAKESGIVMFAVGVGKAVEEELRAIASEPVEQHFSYSADFTTMTHLVENFSLNICPEEGKGETEIRSPCECEALVQFQTNTVAILQSLTEKIAQMTVRLEDLEKQIANKK